The Verrucomicrobium spinosum DSM 4136 = JCM 18804 genome includes a region encoding these proteins:
- a CDS encoding M15 family metallopeptidase encodes MRSLNVLPALLLVFTTAMLHKLPAETKVPSVPTKEDLEFVEVIKFIPNLVVDLPYASEQNFFKKRFYSANRCFLRRGVAERLAEVQKSLNAKGLGLKLWDGYRPRRVQWEFWKVLPDPRYVADPKEGSRHNRGAAVDVTLVDLTTGLELSMPTGFDDFSPKAASDFPLLPPLAIKHRELLHQAMRRQDFSPLPSEWWHFDAPGWQQYPLEDRDLLAELP; translated from the coding sequence ATGAGGTCTCTCAACGTCCTGCCCGCCCTATTGCTTGTCTTCACGACGGCAATGCTGCACAAGCTGCCCGCAGAAACGAAGGTTCCCTCCGTTCCTACCAAGGAGGACCTCGAGTTTGTGGAAGTCATCAAGTTCATCCCCAACCTCGTCGTGGATCTGCCCTATGCCTCCGAGCAGAACTTTTTCAAGAAGCGCTTCTACTCCGCCAACCGCTGTTTTCTCCGGCGCGGCGTAGCAGAGCGTCTCGCAGAGGTCCAAAAGTCGCTCAATGCGAAAGGCCTCGGCCTGAAGCTCTGGGATGGCTACCGTCCCCGCCGGGTGCAGTGGGAGTTCTGGAAAGTGCTCCCAGATCCTCGCTATGTCGCCGACCCTAAGGAAGGTTCTCGTCATAATCGCGGTGCCGCCGTGGATGTCACTTTGGTGGATCTCACCACGGGCTTGGAACTTTCCATGCCCACCGGATTCGATGACTTCAGCCCCAAGGCTGCCTCAGATTTCCCGCTCCTTCCTCCCCTGGCGATCAAGCATCGCGAGTTGCTGCATCAGGCCATGAGACGGCAGGATTTCAGCCCGTTGCCGAGCGAGTGGTGGCACTTCGACGCCCCAGGCTGGCAGCAATACCCGCTCGAAGATCGGGACCTGCTCGCTGAACTTCCTTGA
- a CDS encoding DUF58 domain-containing protein: MLPPPDNEARINRILKRVRKIELITRGLVKETLGGAYHSRFKGQGIEFDDFREYQPGDDVRFLDWNVTARLNEPYVRKYVEEREMTVLLLVDVSRSGDYGSGEDSKRERAAEVAAVFAFSALQNQDKVGLAMFSSEVEFYLPARKGTGQALRIVREILNFQPTRRGTDLEPALNLAVQRIPHRALVFMISDFISPGGPASWEKALRAASSKHDVVAVEVVDPREMELPSVGRVCLEDPETMQQVIVNTSNPRVRREFAARAQAMRENLTGMFHRNNIENIVIHTDSDYLPALRSYFRSRHRR; the protein is encoded by the coding sequence ATGCTGCCGCCCCCCGACAACGAAGCTCGCATCAATCGCATCCTCAAACGAGTGCGGAAGATTGAGTTGATCACGCGTGGGCTGGTAAAAGAAACACTCGGCGGCGCCTACCACAGCCGCTTCAAAGGCCAGGGGATTGAGTTCGATGACTTTCGGGAATACCAGCCGGGAGATGATGTTCGTTTTCTGGACTGGAACGTCACTGCCCGCCTGAATGAGCCCTATGTACGCAAGTACGTGGAAGAACGGGAGATGACCGTTCTCCTCCTCGTGGATGTGAGCCGGAGCGGCGACTACGGCAGCGGAGAGGACAGCAAGCGGGAGCGGGCAGCGGAAGTAGCTGCCGTCTTTGCCTTCAGCGCCTTGCAGAATCAGGACAAGGTGGGGCTGGCCATGTTCTCCAGCGAGGTCGAGTTCTACCTCCCCGCCCGCAAGGGTACCGGCCAGGCGTTGCGCATTGTCCGGGAGATCCTCAACTTCCAACCCACCCGCCGGGGCACTGACCTCGAACCCGCGCTGAACCTGGCCGTCCAGCGCATCCCGCACCGGGCATTGGTGTTCATGATTTCTGATTTCATCTCCCCGGGTGGCCCCGCGTCCTGGGAGAAGGCCCTGCGGGCCGCCTCCAGCAAGCACGACGTGGTGGCGGTGGAAGTGGTGGACCCACGGGAAATGGAGCTCCCCAGCGTGGGGCGGGTCTGTCTGGAGGATCCCGAGACCATGCAACAGGTCATTGTTAACACCTCCAACCCGCGGGTGCGTCGCGAATTTGCCGCACGCGCCCAGGCCATGCGGGAAAACCTGACCGGAATGTTCCATCGGAACAACATAGAGAACATCGTCATTCACACCGATTCCGACTATCTCCCGGCCCTGCGGAGTTATTTCCGCTCCCGCCATCGTCGCTGA
- a CDS encoding DUF4381 family protein codes for MIHRLSSMAILGGLLSAAWGGTAFAQQREPVNLTPLPFPEIDTPHLPEPGMPWWVITGGAVLLVALVALLVLLLLRTRGTRPPTPPPHPLKHALQRLETLRASLDSLNPDAVGHEVSVILRDYQQARYRVPAPYLTSEELYGSNVLDSREDVRSRFSPLAKIYDRLSFGRIPATQAEAEKLVQDATAALQEERIYLPAASTSSLAGPEVESPAAPEPLLQPPPVPLAKPAPNREEKPASLS; via the coding sequence ATGATCCACCGTCTTTCCAGCATGGCGATCCTGGGCGGGCTGCTTTCCGCAGCCTGGGGAGGCACGGCGTTTGCGCAGCAGCGCGAGCCGGTGAATCTCACCCCCCTGCCCTTTCCGGAGATTGACACGCCCCACCTCCCTGAGCCGGGCATGCCCTGGTGGGTCATCACTGGCGGAGCAGTTCTTCTTGTCGCACTTGTGGCCCTGCTGGTGCTCCTGCTTCTGCGCACCAGGGGCACCCGTCCTCCCACTCCACCACCTCACCCGCTGAAGCATGCCCTGCAGCGGCTGGAGACACTCCGGGCTTCACTTGACTCCTTGAACCCCGATGCGGTGGGGCATGAAGTTTCCGTGATCCTGAGGGACTACCAGCAGGCGAGATACCGGGTGCCTGCTCCTTATCTGACGTCAGAGGAGCTTTACGGGAGCAACGTGCTGGATTCCCGTGAAGACGTCCGGAGCCGCTTCAGCCCGCTCGCGAAAATCTACGACAGGCTGTCCTTTGGCCGGATTCCAGCCACTCAAGCCGAGGCGGAGAAGCTTGTGCAAGATGCCACCGCCGCCTTGCAGGAGGAACGTATCTATCTTCCAGCAGCCAGCACATCGTCGCTTGCAGGTCCCGAGGTGGAATCCCCCGCTGCACCAGAACCCCTGCTCCAGCCCCCACCGGTGCCATTGGCGAAGCCCGCCCCCAATCGCGAAGAAAAGCCCGCCAGCTTGAGCTGA
- a CDS encoding polysaccharide deacetylase family protein: protein MIPSLWLGIVLSVGLNGNPAIRRFPDLVASSPVSAATARPSAMLPGVEILPGLRDTDHFEIAKVPPPSVKASYSTVHMTQPYVAITFDDGPHATNTPRLLDILAERNIKATFFVVGKNVREYPAILRRIIAEGHEVGNHTWSHMALSTLTPDKVRQELSKTHDAVLQAAGYQMRLMRPPYGATNLRVKQICFQEFHYPSIIWTVDPLDWKQPGSAIVAQHIVAGTHSGAIILVHDIHAATIDAMPDTLDTLLAQGYHFVTVSQLLNLGDKYPVTSTVPMAIPVPEPEPTMPIPAAATGNGTGANLDSTIPNSAVRPLMGLPGDSN from the coding sequence ATGATACCCTCTCTCTGGCTCGGCATTGTACTCTCAGTTGGACTGAACGGAAACCCCGCCATACGCCGGTTCCCAGATTTGGTGGCCTCCTCGCCCGTCTCCGCTGCTACAGCCAGACCCTCCGCCATGCTGCCCGGGGTGGAGATTCTTCCCGGACTCAGAGACACCGACCATTTTGAGATTGCCAAAGTGCCACCGCCCTCGGTCAAGGCCAGCTATTCGACGGTACACATGACGCAACCCTACGTTGCGATCACTTTTGACGATGGGCCGCACGCCACCAACACCCCGCGATTGCTGGACATCCTCGCTGAGCGCAACATCAAAGCAACCTTCTTCGTGGTGGGCAAGAATGTACGGGAGTACCCCGCGATCCTGCGCCGGATCATCGCAGAAGGGCACGAGGTGGGGAATCACACCTGGAGCCACATGGCCCTCTCCACCCTGACCCCGGACAAGGTGCGGCAGGAGCTGAGCAAGACCCATGATGCGGTCCTCCAAGCTGCTGGCTACCAGATGCGCCTCATGCGGCCCCCTTACGGGGCGACCAATCTGCGGGTGAAACAGATCTGCTTCCAAGAGTTCCACTACCCCAGCATTATCTGGACGGTGGACCCGCTGGACTGGAAGCAGCCCGGGTCCGCCATCGTTGCCCAGCACATTGTGGCTGGGACACACTCGGGTGCCATCATCCTCGTTCACGATATCCATGCCGCGACCATCGATGCGATGCCAGACACCCTCGACACCCTCCTGGCCCAAGGCTACCACTTTGTGACAGTCAGCCAGCTCCTGAATCTGGGCGACAAGTACCCCGTCACCTCCACGGTTCCCATGGCCATTCCGGTCCCAGAGCCGGAACCGACCATGCCTATTCCTGCCGCCGCCACCGGCAATGGTACAGGTGCCAATCTCGATTCCACGATACCCAATAGCGCAGTCAGGCCCCTCATGGGCTTGCCAGGCGACTCCAACTAA
- the obgE gene encoding GTPase ObgE produces the protein MFVDQIRVFARAGRGGDGSAHFHRGKFRPKGGPDGGDGGNGGNVILQVDPSTDSLRTFFYNAKMVAEDGKPGAGAQCTGRSGSHGVYKVPPGLLVSRIEERFDEETGEMVTETTPVADLTETGQEYVLCKGGKGGKGNVHFKSPTNQAPKEFTPGTDGESGFYHFELRSIADAGLVGFPNAGKSTLLTKLSHAKPKIANYPFTTLQPHVGVVEFTETRRGTVADIPGLIEGAHANVGLGHDFLRHIMRCRILLFVVDTPGSEGRDPIADISTLREEISLYSSELAKRPWCILANKMDLPQAEENLALLKDRFKRVKVIPISANEGIGMDKLRAFLSEKIGHEIDF, from the coding sequence ATGTTTGTAGATCAGATCCGAGTATTTGCCCGTGCCGGTAGAGGCGGCGACGGCAGCGCACACTTCCACCGCGGCAAGTTCCGCCCCAAAGGCGGCCCTGACGGCGGCGACGGAGGTAATGGCGGCAATGTGATCTTGCAAGTGGATCCCAGCACGGACAGCCTGCGCACCTTTTTTTACAATGCCAAGATGGTTGCCGAAGATGGCAAACCCGGTGCAGGAGCCCAATGTACCGGACGCTCAGGCAGTCACGGTGTGTACAAGGTGCCCCCAGGCCTCCTGGTCAGCCGGATCGAGGAGCGCTTCGACGAGGAAACCGGAGAGATGGTCACAGAGACCACCCCAGTGGCCGACCTCACCGAAACGGGGCAGGAGTATGTCCTGTGCAAGGGGGGCAAAGGCGGCAAGGGCAACGTGCACTTCAAGAGCCCGACGAACCAGGCCCCCAAGGAATTCACGCCGGGGACTGATGGCGAATCCGGCTTCTACCATTTCGAGCTGCGCAGCATCGCTGACGCTGGCTTGGTTGGCTTCCCCAATGCGGGTAAGTCCACCCTTCTGACCAAGCTGTCCCACGCCAAGCCCAAGATTGCCAACTATCCCTTCACCACTCTACAGCCGCACGTGGGTGTGGTGGAATTCACCGAGACCCGCCGTGGCACGGTGGCTGACATTCCGGGGCTTATTGAGGGTGCTCACGCCAACGTCGGCCTGGGCCACGATTTCTTGCGCCACATCATGCGTTGCCGCATCCTCCTCTTCGTGGTGGACACACCCGGCAGTGAAGGTCGCGATCCCATCGCAGACATCTCTACGCTCCGTGAGGAAATCTCCCTCTACAGCAGTGAGCTGGCAAAACGCCCCTGGTGCATCCTGGCAAACAAGATGGACCTTCCCCAGGCAGAAGAAAATCTCGCCCTCCTCAAGGATCGCTTCAAGCGGGTAAAAGTGATCCCCATCTCAGCCAATGAAGGCATCGGCATGGATAAACTCAGAGCCTTCCTCTCCGAAAAAATCGGACACGAGATCGACTTTTGA
- a CDS encoding AI-2E family transporter, protein MTKIPNAFQRATLWAAITALSIAVIGSLSIGLIWLFTRVISFLQPLLIPFAVAGVLAYLLEPLVSRLIKWGLNRQRAVMLVFVLATASIVGVSLVIVPAFARQSVDFAKEVPGYAEKVRTQVLGWATSLNTRLMNDYGVDILHWSVPQTHPTSNDAGAGLPTPATAVQEGTDATAGTAARDAAAAEASYFTLQDLLSGDWLKSTLPKVGQNAWNFIRAGVGGFLGGFGFLLSLVIVPLYLYYFLTESPKIAESWSHYVPLRASQFKDEVVSTLAEINGYLIAFFRGQLVVSLINGVATGLGLVIVGVKFGWLIGLSLCVLGIIPYLGIVVCWIPAVIIASVQGGSYLIPASSPWWVFPLVVTAIFAVVQQIDGLFITPKIVGESVGLHPMTVIVSVFAWSLVMGGLLGAILAVPMTAAVKVLFQRYVWQRAMIAGRVEPEGL, encoded by the coding sequence GTGACGAAAATCCCCAACGCCTTTCAGCGTGCCACCCTTTGGGCCGCCATCACGGCGCTTTCGATAGCGGTGATTGGCAGCCTCTCCATCGGGCTCATCTGGTTGTTCACCAGGGTGATCTCCTTCCTGCAACCCCTGCTCATTCCGTTCGCGGTCGCTGGCGTTCTGGCCTACTTGCTAGAGCCGCTGGTCTCCCGTCTCATCAAGTGGGGGCTGAACCGGCAGCGCGCGGTCATGCTCGTGTTTGTCCTCGCCACAGCCTCCATCGTGGGCGTCTCCCTGGTAATCGTTCCCGCCTTTGCCCGGCAGAGCGTTGATTTTGCCAAGGAAGTCCCGGGATACGCTGAAAAAGTACGCACCCAGGTGTTGGGCTGGGCCACTTCCCTGAACACCCGTCTTATGAACGACTACGGGGTGGACATCCTGCACTGGAGCGTGCCCCAGACTCATCCGACGTCCAACGATGCAGGCGCTGGCCTCCCCACCCCAGCCACCGCAGTGCAAGAAGGCACGGACGCCACTGCCGGGACAGCCGCTCGTGATGCAGCCGCCGCAGAGGCTTCTTACTTCACGCTCCAAGACCTCCTCAGCGGAGACTGGTTGAAGAGCACCCTTCCCAAAGTGGGTCAAAATGCCTGGAACTTCATACGGGCTGGCGTCGGCGGATTCCTGGGAGGATTCGGCTTCCTGCTGTCGCTTGTCATTGTGCCCCTGTACCTCTACTACTTCCTTACCGAGAGTCCGAAAATCGCCGAGAGCTGGTCCCACTACGTCCCTCTCAGGGCTTCCCAGTTCAAGGACGAGGTCGTCAGCACCCTGGCAGAGATCAATGGATACCTCATCGCCTTCTTCCGAGGGCAGCTGGTGGTGAGTCTGATCAACGGGGTCGCCACGGGCCTTGGGCTGGTTATTGTGGGCGTTAAGTTCGGCTGGCTGATTGGCCTGTCGCTCTGTGTGCTCGGCATCATCCCTTACCTGGGCATCGTGGTGTGCTGGATCCCAGCCGTCATCATCGCCTCGGTCCAGGGGGGCAGCTACCTGATTCCAGCCTCCAGTCCCTGGTGGGTGTTTCCGCTCGTCGTCACCGCCATCTTCGCCGTCGTTCAACAGATTGACGGCCTCTTTATCACCCCGAAGATCGTCGGCGAATCAGTCGGCCTCCACCCCATGACCGTGATCGTATCCGTGTTCGCCTGGTCCCTGGTCATGGGCGGGCTGCTTGGCGCGATTCTGGCGGTGCCCATGACGGCCGCAGTCAAGGTGTTGTTTCAACGCTACGTCTGGCAACGGGCGATGATTGCCGGCCGCGTGGAGCCAGAAGGGCTCTGA
- a CDS encoding AAA family ATPase, with protein MDSASLSPAPSESSVTADDIRAASSWVEPLREEIARVLVGQNDLVDRLLIALLTNGHVLLEGVPGLAKTLTVRTLASCLHARFQRIQFTPDLLPADVVGTMIFNPREGTFSPRLGPVFANLVLADEINRAPAKVQSALLEAMQERQVTIGDTTYSLPNPFVVLATQNPIDQEGTYTLPEAQLDRFLLKIRVDYPTMAEERLVLDRMATSKPNLEVSPVIQIQQIANSRALVNAIHMDDKIKDYIVGLISATRHPEGVISHLRNLIRCGASPRGTINLALAAKANAFLAGRDYVTPHDIKALAPDILRHRILLTYEAEAEGVTTEDIVGQLLSKMPVP; from the coding sequence ATGGATTCAGCCTCACTTTCTCCCGCTCCGTCCGAAAGCTCCGTAACCGCCGATGACATTCGCGCTGCATCCTCTTGGGTGGAGCCGTTGCGGGAGGAGATTGCCCGGGTTCTGGTGGGCCAGAACGACCTGGTGGACCGGCTTCTCATTGCTCTGCTGACCAACGGTCACGTGCTGCTGGAAGGCGTACCCGGCCTGGCCAAGACCCTGACCGTGCGTACGCTCGCCTCCTGCTTGCACGCACGCTTTCAGCGGATCCAGTTCACACCGGACCTTTTGCCAGCCGACGTCGTCGGCACCATGATCTTCAACCCTCGGGAAGGCACCTTCTCCCCTCGCTTGGGCCCGGTGTTTGCCAACCTGGTGCTCGCGGATGAGATCAACCGCGCCCCTGCCAAGGTGCAGAGCGCCCTGCTGGAAGCCATGCAGGAGCGGCAGGTCACCATTGGAGACACCACCTACAGTCTGCCGAACCCCTTCGTGGTCTTGGCCACGCAGAACCCCATCGACCAGGAAGGTACCTACACCCTGCCGGAGGCCCAGCTCGACCGTTTCCTGCTCAAGATCCGGGTGGACTATCCCACCATGGCGGAGGAGCGGCTCGTTCTGGACCGCATGGCCACGTCCAAGCCCAATCTCGAAGTCTCTCCCGTCATTCAGATCCAGCAGATCGCCAACAGTCGTGCGTTGGTCAATGCCATTCACATGGATGACAAGATCAAGGACTACATTGTCGGCCTCATCTCTGCCACGCGCCACCCGGAAGGGGTGATAAGCCATCTGCGCAATTTGATTCGCTGCGGAGCATCTCCACGCGGCACCATCAATCTCGCCCTGGCCGCCAAGGCCAACGCCTTCCTCGCGGGTCGAGACTACGTAACGCCGCACGATATCAAAGCTCTGGCACCGGACATCCTCCGTCACCGTATTCTCCTCACTTACGAGGCGGAGGCTGAAGGCGTGACTACGGAGGACATCGTCGGCCAGTTGCTGAGCAAAATGCCTGTTCCTTGA
- a CDS encoding carbon starvation CstA family protein, whose protein sequence is MSKFWRILIWFAISVLGAVAVAVSAFQRGEPVNALWLVVAGVCAFAVSYRFYSAWLMAKVLVLDDHRAPPAVTKADGKDFVPTNKWVVFGHHFAAIAGPGPLVGPVLAAQFGYLPGTLWILIGATLGGGVHDAVVLFSSMRREGKSLGQMLKDEINPFIGLVAMISLLAIMVIILAVLGLVVVKALAHSPWGLFTIAMTIPLAMIMGLAIRAGMKVGTVSAFGVIGLLGCVWGGRLLTPEMNAMLTWSDTSLAWAIMIYGFCASVLPVWLLLAPRDYLSTFMKLGTVALLGIFIVLVAPPLHMPPVTKFVNGGGWVVAGPVFPFVCITIACGAISGFHSLISSGTTPKLMSREKEIRMVGYGAMVTEMLVALMAIIAACALQPGQYFAINSPVKYDKPGAIEKAIQDVNAAGFPVTVAEMQQLSKDMGEPNLVGKVGGAPTFAVGMAAMFDSVFKKFNTGHGLLDLWYHFAIMFEALFILTTLDAGTRVGRFILQDLLGTFYKPLGDTSSWLGNIVASAALVAAWGYFLYNGAIDPSGIAKSLWPIFGIANQLLSVIAFCLGTTIIIKMGRAKYAWCTMVPLVFLLCVTFSAGYMKIFSPNAAGFLPEIAKHQAVLAAGSIDNVPLTAIQIKEAHTAIFNAKVDVGITSLFLLFVAVIVIGCVLEWVKILRGLKPSVLKEGPYVRLPDAV, encoded by the coding sequence ATGTCAAAATTCTGGCGTATTCTCATTTGGTTTGCCATTTCTGTGCTGGGCGCAGTGGCCGTGGCGGTGTCAGCTTTCCAACGCGGGGAGCCGGTGAACGCTCTCTGGCTGGTCGTGGCCGGGGTCTGTGCATTCGCGGTAAGCTACCGGTTCTACAGCGCCTGGCTGATGGCAAAGGTGCTGGTCTTGGATGACCATCGGGCTCCTCCCGCGGTCACGAAGGCCGACGGCAAAGACTTTGTGCCCACCAACAAGTGGGTGGTGTTCGGCCATCACTTCGCCGCCATCGCCGGTCCGGGGCCGCTGGTGGGGCCGGTACTTGCCGCCCAGTTTGGCTACCTTCCCGGGACGCTTTGGATTCTGATCGGGGCCACGCTGGGAGGCGGTGTGCACGATGCGGTCGTTTTGTTCAGTTCGATGCGACGCGAGGGCAAGTCGCTGGGCCAGATGTTGAAGGACGAAATCAACCCGTTCATCGGTCTGGTGGCGATGATCAGCCTGCTGGCGATCATGGTCATCATCCTGGCGGTGCTTGGTCTGGTGGTCGTCAAGGCCCTGGCGCACAGCCCTTGGGGCCTGTTCACCATCGCCATGACCATTCCTCTGGCCATGATCATGGGGCTGGCGATCCGGGCCGGGATGAAGGTCGGGACGGTCTCCGCATTTGGTGTGATTGGCCTGCTCGGGTGCGTGTGGGGCGGACGCCTTCTCACGCCGGAGATGAACGCCATGCTCACCTGGAGCGATACGTCGCTGGCCTGGGCGATCATGATCTACGGTTTCTGTGCCTCGGTGCTTCCGGTGTGGTTGCTCCTCGCTCCACGTGACTACCTCAGCACCTTCATGAAGCTGGGCACGGTGGCCCTGCTGGGCATCTTCATCGTGCTGGTGGCGCCGCCGCTGCACATGCCGCCCGTGACAAAGTTTGTGAACGGAGGCGGTTGGGTGGTGGCTGGCCCGGTGTTTCCTTTCGTGTGTATCACGATCGCTTGCGGAGCCATCTCTGGTTTCCATTCGCTCATCTCATCCGGCACCACGCCGAAACTGATGAGTCGGGAGAAGGAGATTCGCATGGTGGGATACGGTGCCATGGTGACGGAGATGCTTGTCGCCCTGATGGCGATCATTGCCGCCTGCGCCCTTCAACCTGGCCAGTATTTCGCCATCAACAGCCCAGTGAAGTATGACAAGCCAGGTGCCATTGAGAAAGCCATTCAGGACGTCAACGCTGCTGGTTTTCCTGTGACGGTGGCGGAGATGCAACAGCTCTCCAAGGACATGGGGGAACCGAATTTGGTGGGCAAGGTAGGGGGGGCTCCAACTTTCGCTGTTGGGATGGCTGCGATGTTTGATTCCGTGTTCAAGAAATTCAACACGGGCCATGGCCTCCTCGACCTTTGGTATCACTTCGCCATCATGTTCGAGGCGCTCTTTATTTTGACGACGCTCGATGCTGGCACGCGTGTTGGGAGGTTTATCTTGCAGGACTTGCTAGGCACATTTTACAAACCGTTGGGAGATACGAGTTCCTGGCTGGGCAACATTGTTGCAAGCGCAGCCCTCGTGGCGGCTTGGGGGTACTTTCTCTACAATGGTGCCATAGATCCATCGGGTATCGCAAAGAGCCTTTGGCCAATCTTCGGCATTGCCAACCAGTTGCTGTCGGTGATCGCGTTTTGCCTGGGCACGACCATCATTATCAAGATGGGCCGGGCCAAATATGCTTGGTGTACCATGGTGCCACTGGTCTTCCTGCTCTGTGTGACGTTCAGTGCCGGGTACATGAAGATCTTCTCGCCCAATGCGGCCGGATTCCTTCCTGAAATTGCAAAACATCAGGCAGTGCTTGCTGCGGGTTCCATAGACAACGTCCCTTTGACAGCTATTCAAATCAAGGAGGCTCATACAGCGATCTTTAACGCAAAGGTGGACGTGGGCATCACTTCGCTCTTCCTCCTATTTGTGGCGGTTATCGTGATTGGCTGCGTTCTGGAGTGGGTGAAGATCCTCCGCGGTCTGAAGCCTTCCGTTCTCAAGGAAGGTCCGTATGTCCGGTTGCCGGATGCGGTCTGA
- a CDS encoding transposase, whose product MCPLAPPGSNSPANLSETHPLNTSSPPSDVPTLSVEAVTDEYWNQVEPLLPSVALENLQKITHSGPGRGRKPVHPRHIFRAIIHVIVNRISWYELPESSFGLSYGTAAIAFRRWSRDGFFARLHQAGLAGHAQWEGIAWQWNKVHSPWQQATLPGSSPIKPVKARSKGTSRVPFAIAAQNADRAA is encoded by the coding sequence ATGTGCCCTTTAGCTCCGCCCGGATCCAACTCCCCGGCAAATCTCTCCGAGACCCATCCGCTCAACACTTCCAGCCCACCGTCAGACGTCCCCACGCTTAGCGTGGAGGCGGTGACGGATGAGTACTGGAACCAGGTGGAGCCTCTTCTGCCCTCTGTGGCCCTGGAGAATCTGCAAAAAATCACCCACTCCGGGCCCGGGCGCGGACGCAAGCCTGTCCATCCCCGGCATATTTTCCGCGCTATCATCCATGTCATCGTGAACCGGATCTCGTGGTATGAACTGCCTGAGTCGTCCTTCGGGCTCTCCTACGGCACGGCGGCGATTGCCTTTCGCCGTTGGAGTCGGGATGGATTCTTCGCCCGCCTCCACCAGGCGGGACTCGCCGGTCATGCCCAATGGGAAGGCATCGCCTGGCAGTGGAACAAGGTGCACTCCCCCTGGCAACAAGCAACCCTGCCAGGAAGCTCCCCCATCAAGCCCGTCAAGGCCCGCTCTAAAGGAACCTCGCGGGTGCCCTTCGCGATTGCAGCACAGAATGCTGACCGCGCCGCCTAG
- a CDS encoding sigma-70 family RNA polymerase sigma factor, translating to MSPHPSIAADEDRQILAAVATGSEEAFVQLYDRFSALLWAVAMRILQDPAETEDVVQETFLYIWKKASAYNPDLAQPSTWMCLILRNRCLDRLRSRHRREKLMTAVNNSNPAGKEPQSDLVEASVQLRELGQKAREAMAGIPELQRKALELAYFSGHSHSEIALAMRLPLGTVKTMIRQGLIFLRGHLEEKWG from the coding sequence ATGTCACCCCACCCCTCCATTGCAGCAGACGAAGATCGACAGATTCTCGCCGCAGTCGCAACGGGCAGCGAGGAGGCATTCGTTCAGCTTTATGACCGCTTCTCAGCCCTCCTGTGGGCGGTGGCAATGCGAATTTTGCAGGATCCTGCTGAGACCGAGGATGTGGTGCAGGAGACATTCCTTTACATTTGGAAGAAGGCATCGGCCTACAATCCGGATCTGGCTCAGCCGAGCACGTGGATGTGTCTGATCCTTAGAAATCGCTGCCTGGACCGCCTCCGATCCCGCCATCGTCGGGAGAAGCTCATGACGGCAGTGAATAATTCCAATCCCGCTGGCAAAGAACCGCAGTCCGATTTAGTCGAGGCCTCCGTACAGTTGCGCGAACTGGGTCAAAAGGCACGGGAAGCCATGGCGGGCATCCCTGAACTCCAGCGCAAAGCCCTCGAGTTGGCCTACTTTTCGGGTCACAGTCATTCAGAGATTGCCCTGGCCATGCGTCTGCCCTTGGGAACCGTGAAAACGATGATCCGCCAGGGCCTGATCTTCCTGCGTGGTCACCTGGAAGAAAAGTGGGGGTAA